A single genomic interval of Vulpes vulpes isolate BD-2025 chromosome 3, VulVul3, whole genome shotgun sequence harbors:
- the HCFC1R1 gene encoding host cell factor C1 regulator 1 isoform X2: protein MILQQPLERGPPGRAQRDPRAASGTPRAQDVREPLRKQFLSEENMATHFSRLSLHNDHPYCSPPLAFPPSLPPLRSPCSELLLWRYPGNLIPEALRLLRLGDSPTPHYPATQTGEMMEF, encoded by the exons ATGATTCTGCAGCAACCCCTGGAACGAGGCCCCCCAGGCCGGGCCCAGCGCGACCCACGGGCCGCGTCGGGGACGCCCCGAGCCCAGGACGTGAG GGAGCCCTTGCGCAAACAGTTTCTTTCTGAAGAGAACATGGCCACCCACTTCTCTCGACTCAGCCTGCACAATGACCACCCTTACTGCAGCCCCCCCCTGGCATTCCCCCCATCTCTGCCCCCACTCAG GAGCCCTTGCTCTGAGCTGCTTCTCTGGCGCTACCCTGGGAATCTGATCCCTGAGGCCCTCCGGCTGCTGAGGCTAGGGGACTCCCCTACCCCTCACTACCCTGCAACCCAAACTGGGGAGATGATGGAGTTCTGA
- the THOC6 gene encoding THO complex subunit 6, translating into MERAVPHAVPLGQMEVFQALQRLHMTIFSQSVSPCGKFLAAGNNYGQIAIFSLSAALSSEAKEESKKPVVTFQAHDGPVYSMVSTDRHLLSAGDGEVKAWLWAEILKKGCKELWRRQPPYRTSLEVPEINALLLIPKENSLILAGGDCQLHTMDLETGTFTRALRGHTDYVHCLALRERSPEVLSGGEDGAVRLWDLRTAKEVQTIEVYKHEECSRPHNGRWIGCLATDSDWMVCGGGPALTLWHLRSSTPTTIFPIRVPQKHVTFYQDLILSAGQGRCVNQWQLSGELKAQVPGSSPGLLSLSLNQQPAAPECKVLTAAGNSCRVDVFTNLGYRAFSLSF; encoded by the exons ATGGAGCGCGCTGTGCCACACGCGGTACCTCTGGGTCAG ATGGAAGTGTTTCAGGCTCTGCAGCGGCTCCACATGACCATTTTTTCCCAGAGTGTCTCCCCCTGCGGGAAGTTCCTGGCAGCTGGCAACAATTACGGGCAGATAGCCATCTTCAG CTTGTCTGCTGCTCTGAGTTCTGAGGccaaagaagaaagtaagaagcCAGTGGTGACATTCCAAG CCCATGATGGGCCGGTCTACAGCATGGTCTCCACGGATCGACATCTGCTCAGTGCTGGGGATGGGGAAGTGAAGGCCTGGCTTTGGGCAGAGATCCTCAAGAAG GGTTGTAAGGAGCTGTGGCGGCGTCAGCCCCCATACAG GACCAGCCTAGAAGTGCCTGAGATCAATGCTTTGCTTCTCATCCCCAAG GAGAATTCTCTCATCCTGGCAGGGGGAGACTGTCAGTTGCATACGATGGACCTTGAGACCGGGACCTTCACA CGGGCCCTCCGGGGCCACACAGACTATGTCCACTGCCTGGCGCTGCGGGAGCGGAGTCCCGAGGTGCTGTCAGGTGGAGAGGATGGAGCTGTGCGACTTTGGG ACCTCCGCACAGCCAAGGAAGTCCAGACCATCGAGGTATATAAGCATGAG GAGTGCTCAAGGCCACACAATGGGCGTTGGATCGGCTGTTTGGCAACTGACTCAGACTGGATG GTCTGCGGAGGAGGCCCAGCGCTCACCCTCTGGCACCTCCGATCCTCCACACCCACAACTATTTTCCCCATACGGGTGCCACAGAAACATGTCACCTTCTACCAGGACCTG atTCTGTCAGCTGGCCAGGGCCGCTGTGTCAACCAGTGgcagctgagtggggagctcaaGGCACAGGTGCCTGGCTCCTCCCCAGGGCTGCTTAGCCTCAGTCTCAACCAGCAGCCAGCAGCACCCGAGTGCAAG GTCTTGACAGCCGCAGGTAACAGCTGCCGAGTAGATGTCTTCACCAATCTCGGCTACCGcgccttctccctgtccttctga
- the LOC140598324 gene encoding large ribosomal subunit protein eL21-like yields the protein MTNTKGKRRGTHYMFSRPFRKDGVVPLAAYMRIYKKGDIVDIKGMGTVQKRMPHKCYHGKTGRVYNVTQHAVGIVVNKRVKGKILAKRINVHIEHIKHPKSRDSFLKCVKENDQKKKETKEEGTWVQLKHQPAPPREAHFVRTNGKEPELLEPIPYEFMA from the coding sequence ATGaccaacacaaagggaaagaggagaggtacCCACTATATGTTCTCTAGGCCTTTTAGAAAAGATGGAGTTGTTCCTTTGGCCGCATACATGCGAATCTATAAGAAAGGTGATATTGTGGACATCAAGGGAATGGGCACTGTTCAAAAAAGAATGCCCCACAAATGTTACCATGGCAAAACTGGAAGAGTCTACAATGTTACTCAGCATGCCGTTGGCATTGTTGTAAACAAACGAGTTAAGGGCAAGATTCTTGCCAAGAGAATTAATGTCCACATTGAGCATATTAAACACCCAAAGAGCCGAGATAGCTTCCTGAAGTgtgtgaaggaaaatgatcagaaaaagaaggaaaccaaagaGGAAGGTACTTGGGTCCAACTAAAGCACCAGCCTGCCCCACCCAGAGAAGCACATTTTGTGAGAACCAATGGAAAGGAGCCTGAACTGCTGGAACCCATTCCCTATGAATTCATGGCatga
- the BICDL2 gene encoding BICD family-like cargo adapter 2 isoform X3, giving the protein MSSPQGPSFLSGLLSGGASPSGNEGFFPFVLERRDSFLGGGPGPEEPEDLALQLQQKEKDVLLAAELGKMLLERNEELQRQLETLSTQHAEREERLQQENHELRQGLAARGAEWEARAVELEGDVEALRAQLGEQRSEQQDSGRERARALTELSEQNLRLSQQLAQASQTEQELQRELDGLRGQCQAQVLAGAELRTRLDSLQGENEMLQSRRQDLEAQIRDLREEVEKGQGRLQATHEELLLLRREKREHSLELERARCEAGEALRALRGLQRRVSELEEESRLRDADVSAASLQSELAHSLDSGQDPKAEARGAAPNTPSPEIQEAFSHQPSPQEESLEPPKKRASLRPGEILEEKEAEVARLQDEVALQRAELRSLREELQRQKELRTHGDPDEALSGALSDRDEAVNKALELSLELGRVSLERDSLSRELLRTIRQKVALTQELEAWQDDMQVVIGQQLRSQRQKELSAAGAAPRRAATRFSLLLGPGPAGGFLSNLFRRT; this is encoded by the exons ATGAGCTCCCCCCAAGGACCAAGCTTCCTGTCGGGGCTGCTCTCAGGAGGTGCCTCCCCCAGTGGCAATGAGGGCTTCTTCCCCTTTGTGCTGGAAAGGAGGGACTCCTTCCTGGGAGGGGGCCCAGGGCCAGAGGAGCCTGAGGACCTGGCCCTACAGctgcagcagaaggagaaggatgTGCTGTTGGCCGCGGAGCTTGGCAAGATGCTTCTGGAGCGCAATGAGGAGCTACAGCGGCAGCTGGAGACACTGAGCACCCAGCACGCTGAGCGTGAGGAA CGGCTGCAGCAGGAGAACCATGAGCTCCGCCAGGGCCTGGCAGCCCGGGGAGCCGAGTGGGAGGCCAGAGCAGTGGAGCTGGAGGGGGACGTGGAGGCCCTGCGGGCCCAGCTCGGGGAGCAGCGCTCAGAGCAGCAGGACAGCGGGCGTGAGCGGGCACGGGCCCTCACTGAACTCAGCGAACAGAACCTCCGGCTCAGCCAGCAGCTGGCCCAG GCCTCCCAGACTGAGCAGGAGCTTCAGAGGGAACTGGATGGCCTTCGGGGGCAGTGCCAGGCTCAGGTCCTGGCAGGAGCAGAGCTGAGGACGCGGCTGGATAGTCTGCAAGGGGAG AACGAGATGCTGCAGAGCCGCCGGCAGGACCTGGAGGCCCAGATCCGAGACCTGcgtgaggaggtggagaagggCCAGGGCAGGCTACAGGCAACCCACGaagagctgctgctgctgaggcGTGAGAAGCGAGAGCATAGCCTGGAG CTGGAGCGCGCGCGCTGCGAGGCGGGGGAGGCGTTGAGAGCGCTGCGGGGACTGCAGAGGCGCGTCTCGGAGCTGGAGGAGGAGTCGCGCCTTCGGGACGCCGACGTGTCGGCAGCCTCACTGCAGTCGGAGCTGGCTCACAGCCTCGACAGCGGCCAGGACCCGAAGGCTGAGGCCCGCGGAGCTGCCCCG AACACTCCGTCCCCCGAGATCCAAGAGGCGTTCAGCCACCAGCCTTCGCCCCAAGAGGAGAGCCTGGAGCCTCCCAAGAAGCGAGCATCCCTGAGGCCAGGGGAGATACTAGAGGAGAAGGAGGCTGAAGTGGCCCGGCTGCAGGATGAG GTCGCGCTGCAGCGGGCAGAGCTACGGTCTCTGCGGGAGGAGCTGCAAAGGCAGAAGGAGCTGCGGACGCATGGCGACCCCGACGAGGCCCTCAGCGGCGCCCTCTCGGACCGGGACGAAGCTGTGAACAA GGCGCTGGAACTGTCCCTGGAGCTCGGCCGCGTCTCTCTGGAGCGGGACTCGCTCTCCCGGGAGCTGCTTCGCACTATCCGCCAGAAGGTGGCGCTGACGCAAGAGCTGGAGGCCTGGCAg GACGACATGCAAGTGGTGATAGGCCAGCAGCTGCGCTCCCAACGACAGAAGGAGCTAAGTGCGGCGGgagccgccccgcgccgcgccgccacGCGCTTCTCGCTGCTCCTGGGTCCTGGGCCCGCCGGCGGCTTCCTAAGCAACCTCTTCCGAAGGACCTGA
- the HCFC1R1 gene encoding host cell factor C1 regulator 1 isoform X1, with translation MILQQPLERGPPGRAQRDPRAASGTPRAQDVSSPLRGAVPMSTKRRLEEEQEPLRKQFLSEENMATHFSRLSLHNDHPYCSPPLAFPPSLPPLRSPCSELLLWRYPGNLIPEALRLLRLGDSPTPHYPATQTGEMMEF, from the exons ATGATTCTGCAGCAACCCCTGGAACGAGGCCCCCCAGGCCGGGCCCAGCGCGACCCACGGGCCGCGTCGGGGACGCCCCGAGCCCAGGACGTGAG ctCCCCTCTCCGAGGAGCTGTGCCCATGAGCACCAAGCGGCgcctggaggaggagca GGAGCCCTTGCGCAAACAGTTTCTTTCTGAAGAGAACATGGCCACCCACTTCTCTCGACTCAGCCTGCACAATGACCACCCTTACTGCAGCCCCCCCCTGGCATTCCCCCCATCTCTGCCCCCACTCAG GAGCCCTTGCTCTGAGCTGCTTCTCTGGCGCTACCCTGGGAATCTGATCCCTGAGGCCCTCCGGCTGCTGAGGCTAGGGGACTCCCCTACCCCTCACTACCCTGCAACCCAAACTGGGGAGATGATGGAGTTCTGA
- the BICDL2 gene encoding BICD family-like cargo adapter 2 isoform X2 — translation MGRGFHSARLRRQKRRLRSRLQKPRQQPERLQQENHELRQGLAARGAEWEARAVELEGDVEALRAQLGEQRSEQQDSGRERARALTELSEQNLRLSQQLAQASQTEQELQRELDGLRGQCQAQVLAGAELRTRLDSLQGENEMLQSRRQDLEAQIRDLREEVEKGQGRLQATHEELLLLRREKREHSLELERARCEAGEALRALRGLQRRVSELEEESRLRDADVSAASLQSELAHSLDSGQDPKAEARGAAPNTPSPEIQEAFSHQPSPQEESLEPPKKRASLRPGEILEEKEAEVARLQDEVALQRAELRSLREELQRQKELRTHGDPDEALSGALSDRDEAVNKALELSLELGRVSLERDSLSRELLRTIRQKVALTQELEAWQDDMQVVIGQQLRSQRQKELSAAGAAPRRAATRFSLLLGPGPAGGFLSNLFRRT, via the exons ATGGGCCGGGGCTTCCATTCTGCCAGACTGAGACGCCAAAAACGGCGCCTGCGATCTCGGCTCCAGAAGCCCAGGCAGCAGCCAGAG CGGCTGCAGCAGGAGAACCATGAGCTCCGCCAGGGCCTGGCAGCCCGGGGAGCCGAGTGGGAGGCCAGAGCAGTGGAGCTGGAGGGGGACGTGGAGGCCCTGCGGGCCCAGCTCGGGGAGCAGCGCTCAGAGCAGCAGGACAGCGGGCGTGAGCGGGCACGGGCCCTCACTGAACTCAGCGAACAGAACCTCCGGCTCAGCCAGCAGCTGGCCCAG GCCTCCCAGACTGAGCAGGAGCTTCAGAGGGAACTGGATGGCCTTCGGGGGCAGTGCCAGGCTCAGGTCCTGGCAGGAGCAGAGCTGAGGACGCGGCTGGATAGTCTGCAAGGGGAG AACGAGATGCTGCAGAGCCGCCGGCAGGACCTGGAGGCCCAGATCCGAGACCTGcgtgaggaggtggagaagggCCAGGGCAGGCTACAGGCAACCCACGaagagctgctgctgctgaggcGTGAGAAGCGAGAGCATAGCCTGGAG CTGGAGCGCGCGCGCTGCGAGGCGGGGGAGGCGTTGAGAGCGCTGCGGGGACTGCAGAGGCGCGTCTCGGAGCTGGAGGAGGAGTCGCGCCTTCGGGACGCCGACGTGTCGGCAGCCTCACTGCAGTCGGAGCTGGCTCACAGCCTCGACAGCGGCCAGGACCCGAAGGCTGAGGCCCGCGGAGCTGCCCCG AACACTCCGTCCCCCGAGATCCAAGAGGCGTTCAGCCACCAGCCTTCGCCCCAAGAGGAGAGCCTGGAGCCTCCCAAGAAGCGAGCATCCCTGAGGCCAGGGGAGATACTAGAGGAGAAGGAGGCTGAAGTGGCCCGGCTGCAGGATGAG GTCGCGCTGCAGCGGGCAGAGCTACGGTCTCTGCGGGAGGAGCTGCAAAGGCAGAAGGAGCTGCGGACGCATGGCGACCCCGACGAGGCCCTCAGCGGCGCCCTCTCGGACCGGGACGAAGCTGTGAACAA GGCGCTGGAACTGTCCCTGGAGCTCGGCCGCGTCTCTCTGGAGCGGGACTCGCTCTCCCGGGAGCTGCTTCGCACTATCCGCCAGAAGGTGGCGCTGACGCAAGAGCTGGAGGCCTGGCAg GACGACATGCAAGTGGTGATAGGCCAGCAGCTGCGCTCCCAACGACAGAAGGAGCTAAGTGCGGCGGgagccgccccgcgccgcgccgccacGCGCTTCTCGCTGCTCCTGGGTCCTGGGCCCGCCGGCGGCTTCCTAAGCAACCTCTTCCGAAGGACCTGA
- the BICDL2 gene encoding BICD family-like cargo adapter 2 isoform X1, which produces MVASLGPAALRPLCKDAAGAMSSPQGPSFLSGLLSGGASPSGNEGFFPFVLERRDSFLGGGPGPEEPEDLALQLQQKEKDVLLAAELGKMLLERNEELQRQLETLSTQHAEREERLQQENHELRQGLAARGAEWEARAVELEGDVEALRAQLGEQRSEQQDSGRERARALTELSEQNLRLSQQLAQASQTEQELQRELDGLRGQCQAQVLAGAELRTRLDSLQGENEMLQSRRQDLEAQIRDLREEVEKGQGRLQATHEELLLLRREKREHSLELERARCEAGEALRALRGLQRRVSELEEESRLRDADVSAASLQSELAHSLDSGQDPKAEARGAAPNTPSPEIQEAFSHQPSPQEESLEPPKKRASLRPGEILEEKEAEVARLQDEVALQRAELRSLREELQRQKELRTHGDPDEALSGALSDRDEAVNKALELSLELGRVSLERDSLSRELLRTIRQKVALTQELEAWQDDMQVVIGQQLRSQRQKELSAAGAAPRRAATRFSLLLGPGPAGGFLSNLFRRT; this is translated from the exons ATGGTGGCCTCCCTTGGCCCTGCAGCCCTCAGACCTCTTTGCAAAG ACGCTGCAGGTGCCATGAGCTCCCCCCAAGGACCAAGCTTCCTGTCGGGGCTGCTCTCAGGAGGTGCCTCCCCCAGTGGCAATGAGGGCTTCTTCCCCTTTGTGCTGGAAAGGAGGGACTCCTTCCTGGGAGGGGGCCCAGGGCCAGAGGAGCCTGAGGACCTGGCCCTACAGctgcagcagaaggagaaggatgTGCTGTTGGCCGCGGAGCTTGGCAAGATGCTTCTGGAGCGCAATGAGGAGCTACAGCGGCAGCTGGAGACACTGAGCACCCAGCACGCTGAGCGTGAGGAA CGGCTGCAGCAGGAGAACCATGAGCTCCGCCAGGGCCTGGCAGCCCGGGGAGCCGAGTGGGAGGCCAGAGCAGTGGAGCTGGAGGGGGACGTGGAGGCCCTGCGGGCCCAGCTCGGGGAGCAGCGCTCAGAGCAGCAGGACAGCGGGCGTGAGCGGGCACGGGCCCTCACTGAACTCAGCGAACAGAACCTCCGGCTCAGCCAGCAGCTGGCCCAG GCCTCCCAGACTGAGCAGGAGCTTCAGAGGGAACTGGATGGCCTTCGGGGGCAGTGCCAGGCTCAGGTCCTGGCAGGAGCAGAGCTGAGGACGCGGCTGGATAGTCTGCAAGGGGAG AACGAGATGCTGCAGAGCCGCCGGCAGGACCTGGAGGCCCAGATCCGAGACCTGcgtgaggaggtggagaagggCCAGGGCAGGCTACAGGCAACCCACGaagagctgctgctgctgaggcGTGAGAAGCGAGAGCATAGCCTGGAG CTGGAGCGCGCGCGCTGCGAGGCGGGGGAGGCGTTGAGAGCGCTGCGGGGACTGCAGAGGCGCGTCTCGGAGCTGGAGGAGGAGTCGCGCCTTCGGGACGCCGACGTGTCGGCAGCCTCACTGCAGTCGGAGCTGGCTCACAGCCTCGACAGCGGCCAGGACCCGAAGGCTGAGGCCCGCGGAGCTGCCCCG AACACTCCGTCCCCCGAGATCCAAGAGGCGTTCAGCCACCAGCCTTCGCCCCAAGAGGAGAGCCTGGAGCCTCCCAAGAAGCGAGCATCCCTGAGGCCAGGGGAGATACTAGAGGAGAAGGAGGCTGAAGTGGCCCGGCTGCAGGATGAG GTCGCGCTGCAGCGGGCAGAGCTACGGTCTCTGCGGGAGGAGCTGCAAAGGCAGAAGGAGCTGCGGACGCATGGCGACCCCGACGAGGCCCTCAGCGGCGCCCTCTCGGACCGGGACGAAGCTGTGAACAA GGCGCTGGAACTGTCCCTGGAGCTCGGCCGCGTCTCTCTGGAGCGGGACTCGCTCTCCCGGGAGCTGCTTCGCACTATCCGCCAGAAGGTGGCGCTGACGCAAGAGCTGGAGGCCTGGCAg GACGACATGCAAGTGGTGATAGGCCAGCAGCTGCGCTCCCAACGACAGAAGGAGCTAAGTGCGGCGGgagccgccccgcgccgcgccgccacGCGCTTCTCGCTGCTCCTGGGTCCTGGGCCCGCCGGCGGCTTCCTAAGCAACCTCTTCCGAAGGACCTGA
- the MMP25 gene encoding matrix metalloproteinase-25, with product MLRLLALLLSVLPPPARAREPSAQDVSLGVDWLTRYGYLPPPHPAQAQLQSPAKLRDAIKVMQRFAGLPETGVLDSATMATMQKPRCSLPDVLGVAELVRRRRRRRYALSGSMWRKRTLTWRVRSFPQSSALTQETVRTLMHHALTTWGVESGLKFQELVSQAPTEPDILIDFVRAYHQDSYPFDGQGGTLAHAFFPGEHPISGDTHFDDEETWTYRSKDGEGIDLFAVAVHEFGHALGLGHSSAPNSIMRPFYQGPVGDPHEYRLSQDDREGLQQLYGKVPQTPYDKPTRKPLAPPPPPPALPPDSPSLPIPDRCDGDFDAIANIRGEIFFFKGPWFWRLQPSGQLVSPRPARLHRFWEGLPAAVDVVQAAYARHPDGRILLFSGPRFWVFRDRQLEGAPRPLTALGLPAGEEVDAVFSWPLNGKTYLIRGRRYWRYDEAAARADPGYPRDLSLWEGAPHAPDDVTVSNTGDTYFFKGAHYWRFPKGSVKAEPDSPQPMGPKWLDCPAASADPRAPRPPRGTLAPGTCDCHCEINQASGRPSLSFEVSLLALLLGGVASV from the exons ATGCTGCGGCTCCTGGCGCTGCTGCTCTCGGTGCTGCCGCCGCCCGCGCGCGCCCGGGAGCCCTCGGCGCAGGACGTGAGCCTGGGAGTG GACTGGCTGACCCGCTATGGCTATCTGCcgccaccccaccctgcccaaGCCCAGCTGCAGAGCCCTGCAAAGCTGCGGGATGCTATCAAGGTCATGCAGAGGTTTGCCGGGCTGCCTGAGACGGGTGTCCTGG ACTCAGCAACGATGGCCACCATGCAGAAGCCCCGCTGCTCCCTGCCTGATGTGCTGGGGGTGGCAGAGCTGGTcaggcgccgccgccgccggcggtATGCTCTGAGCGGCAGCATGTGGAGGAAGCGAACCCTGACGTGGAG GGTACGCTCTTTTCCCCAGAGTTCAGCACTGACCCAGGAAACCGTGCGGACCCTCATGCACCACGCCCTGACCACGTGGGGCGTTGAGTCAGGCCTCAAATTCCAGGAGCTGGTTTCTCAGGCCCCAACAGAGCCCGACATCCTCATAGACTTTGTCCGGGCATACCACCAGGACAGTTACCCCTTCGACGGGCAGGGAGGTACCCTAGCCCATGCCTTCTTCCCCGGGGAACACCCCATCTCTGGGGACACTCACTTCGATGATGAGGAGACCTGGACTTACAGGTCAAAAG atgGTGAGGGGATTGACCTGTTTGCTGTGGCTGTTCATGAGTTTGGCCacgccctgggcctgggccactCCTCAGCACCCAACTCAATCATGAGGCCCTTTTACCAGGGCCCGGTGGGTGACCCCCACGAGTACCGCCTGTCCCAGGACGACCGCGAAGGCCTGCAGCAGCTCTATG GGAAAGTGCCCCAGACCCCATATGATAAGCCCACAAGGAAacccctggctcctcctcccccaccccccgccctgcccccggaCAG TCCCTCTCTTCCCATCCCGGACCGGTGTGATGGCGATTTTGACGCTATCGCTAACATCCGTGGCGAAATCTTCTTCTTCAAAG GGCCCTGGTTCTGGCGCCTGCAGCCCTCGGGGCAGCTGGTGTCCCCCCGGCCGGCGCGGCTGCACCGCTTCTGGGAGGGACTGCCCGCGGCGGTGGACGTCGTGCAGGCCGCCTACGCCCGGCACCCCGACGGCCGCATCCTCCTGTTCAGCG GCCCCCGGTTCTGGGTGTTCCGGGACCGGCAGCTGGAGGGCGCCCCGCGGCCGCTCACGGCTCTCGGGCTGCCGGCGGGGGAGGAGGTGGACGCCGTGTTCTCGTGGCCGCTGAACGGGAAGACCTACCTGATCCGGGGCCGGCGCTACTGGCGCTACGACGAGGCGGCGGCGCGCGCGGACCCCGGCTACCCCCGCGACCTGAGTCTTTGGGAAGGGGCGCCTCACGCCCCGGACGACGTCACCGTGAGCAACACAG GTGACACCTACTTCTTCAAGGGCGCCCACTACTGGCGCTTTCCCAAGGGCAGCGTCAAGGCCGAGCCCGACTCCCCGCAGCCCATGGGCCCCAAGTGGCTGGACTGCCCGGCCGCCAGCGCCGACCCAcgcgcccccaggccccccaggggGACCCTGGCCCCCGGGACCTGCGATTGCCACTGCGAGATCAATCAGGCCTCAGGGCGGCCGTCGCTGTCCTTCGAGGTGTCCCTTCTGGCCCTGCTGCTGGGTGGCGTCGCCTCCGTTTGA
- the TNFRSF12A gene encoding tumor necrosis factor receptor superfamily member 12A, with protein sequence MVLGPLRPLPRLLVLGLGLALLGAAAGERVPGTTPCSRGSSWSADLDKCMDCASCPARPHSDFCLGCAAAPPASFPLLWPILGGALSFALVLGLLSGFLVWRRCRRREKFTTPIEETGGEGCPGVALIQ encoded by the exons ATGGTTCTGGGCCCGCTGCGTCCGCTACCGCGGCTCCTGGTGCTGGGGCTCGGGCTGGCCCTGCTGGGCGCGGCGGCCGGGGAGCGAGTGCCAG gcaccaCCCCCTGCTCTCGCGGCAGCTCCTGGAGCGCGGACCTCGACAAGTGCATGGACTGCGCGTCGTGCCCGGCGCGACCGCACAGCGACTTCTGCCTGGGCT GCGCTGCGGCCCCTCcagcctccttccctctgctgtgGCCCATCTTGGGGGGTGCTCTGAGCTTCGCCCTCGTGCTGGGACTGCTTTCTGGCTTCTTGGTCTGGAGACGGTGCCGCAGGAGAGAGAAGTTTACCA CCCCCATCGAGGAGACCGGCGGTGAGGGCTGTCCTGGCGTCGCACTGATCCAGTGA